DNA sequence from the Bacteroides intestinalis DSM 17393 genome:
ATATATAATATTGTATTTTGTTCCTGTTCTTTTTCCCTAATGTTTTATGGTATCAATTTTTTGCGTCCGGCTTCCGGCTGCTTTTTGTATTTGGTATCAAAAGGTCGTTCTGCAGGGTGTGCCAGGAATGATAATTCGGTATCATTTCATCATGCCATGTTTACCCATCAGTGCCGGAACTCCGAAAAGTACGGTATCAATTTCTTTCCCTATAGTTCTTATTGGGTTAGACAACAAGACGCATTAAAATGTATTCTCAAAGTGAGAATGTATTTTAATTTGCGTCATGTTTCCGCTTCTGCAATGCTTACTAAAGTGGAGTTACCTAAAAGGTAGTGGAACTTTACTAAGGATTGCAGAAGGGATAAAGAAACATACCTTAGAAGGGTGGGTGGGTTTACCGATAGCAAAACTATTGGAGCGTAACAAAGTGAAGCGATTAAGCCTTTTTGGTTCTTTTTTGGCGTTTGAAAAAAGAACTCCCCCCAATGAGGGGGGAAGGAACCTTTAAGCAACCTTTGTATTTTTCTCTTCTTCAACTTCTTCCACATCTAGCCTTATATTTAGATGCTGGGCTATGAATTTACTACCTTTAATAGCATCTGCCAATACAGTAAATAAAAATTTAGGTTCTTCTTTTATTGCTTTGCACCATGATTTTAAATAAGCCGCATTTTCTTCTCTGACGGTTACAGAAATACCCAAATATACACCAGACAAAGCCGATATTAATTCTGCTACAAGTTCTTCACGCCCATAATTGAATTTATCATTTTCATAAAATCCTTTTCGATTTAGTCTATTTTTAACACCTGTACTATGTCCCATTTCATGTAATTCTGTACCATAAAAACTTTCTCCGTCCTTAAATTGGCTCTTTAAAGGTAAAGTAATGCTATCATTTGATATTGAATAAAACGCACTATCACTAGAAACCGTTTGAATAGGACATACCCAATTTTGATTCTTATTCATTTCATCAAGTATTGGATTTACATACATTTCTTTCTCTTCTTGTGGCTGTTCCTCTCCTGAAAATTTAGCCTTTAATATATCCCATCTATTGGGATATTTTTCCGCAAAGTTTGTTTGGTCTAAATTAAAAACTTGGAAATATTTTGTATAAGCTGCTAAACGGTATTCTTTTTGTTCTTCTTCTGATAATTTGTTATATTCATCATATGAAATTTTTTCATTTGTCTGACGATGATAAGCACAAAATAATGTATAATAAACAGGAAAAGCAACAGCACCTTTTAGAACATTAATACCTTCGTTTCGTGCTTGATTGAATGTCAAAAAAACAGGAGTTTGATAATTATATTTTTCACACAAAAAATAAAGTAAAAAAGCGTTTCCACCACTATAAGTACGACCTGTTAAATTTTGTGGTAAAAAGTTCTGTTTAGAGTTGACTTTAGAGAACCAAGGTTTTTGCCAATTCATAGACAAGCTTTCAATTTTTTCAACCATAAGGTTTACAAACTTCTCTGCATTTTTATCAAAAGTAGATTTCATAATTTTGTTTGCTGTTCTTTATACTGGCAGCCAAACCAGCTTTAAAAGTTTATTTATCTCTTTATTTTCAATACTCAAAGATAGTAATTTTCTATAAATGTCGCAAATAATAAGACAATTATTTTTGTTAAAAATAGTTTATAATCGGCTGATTTTTAACGTATTATCTTTTCCCTAAAGTTTTATATATTTTGGGTGAGAGATAAGGTTTTATAAACGGAATATTCCCTTTAGGGAACATGAAGTCTATAAAACCGAATATCCAATGCCTTGCTTTTGTAGGTGCTTCATAGAAGCGGTGAAAAAAGCAAAGCATTGGATATACCTTAGAAGGGTGGGTGGGAAAATGCGTTAGGGATTGCAGCGGAAAGCCCGACCTGAAAGGTAACGCCCTATTTATTTCTTCTATTCATCAATCTTACTTTTTCATAACGTAAATACCTATACAAAGTAGCCTTACTTCCAATGTGTAAAATTCTACATATTTCATCTATAGAATAATCCCGATTTTCATATAAACGCTTTGCTGCTATAGCTTTTCTCTTTGCATCTTCCGATAACCCTATAGGTCGTCCCGTAAGTTTCCCTCGTTCTTTTGCAGCTTGTAATCCAGCCCTAGTTCGTTCTACTATTATTTCACGTTCAT
Encoded proteins:
- a CDS encoding ArdC family protein; its protein translation is MKSTFDKNAEKFVNLMVEKIESLSMNWQKPWFSKVNSKQNFLPQNLTGRTYSGGNAFLLYFLCEKYNYQTPVFLTFNQARNEGINVLKGAVAFPVYYTLFCAYHRQTNEKISYDEYNKLSEEEQKEYRLAAYTKYFQVFNLDQTNFAEKYPNRWDILKAKFSGEEQPQEEKEMYVNPILDEMNKNQNWVCPIQTVSSDSAFYSISNDSITLPLKSQFKDGESFYGTELHEMGHSTGVKNRLNRKGFYENDKFNYGREELVAELISALSGVYLGISVTVREENAAYLKSWCKAIKEEPKFLFTVLADAIKGSKFIAQHLNIRLDVEEVEEEKNTKVA